In Cydia splendana chromosome 26, ilCydSple1.2, whole genome shotgun sequence, the following are encoded in one genomic region:
- the LOC134803580 gene encoding oocyte zinc finger protein XlCOF15-like, which produces MRHSTQTNNNKVTHFLFFLGKAHIDEFVTEVPDLSTDKQHMCKACKVSYRRLSDLRNHISRTHLKQKFIKCSLCSETFMYHTQRKNHMYSVHAVEKPEKFLCGHCGREFKRKNTLAEHMMDVHIERNCPRCELKFVRKKILFHLNEAHGVPMPTCGICGLRSVKESALIRHQRNVHLNEKNIVCKICKRRFFTRSNLHDHMITHNQERVFKCDVCAKTFARKECYRTHYRIHTGEKPYNCEVCGAAFVQRAGLRFHAKSHHRDK; this is translated from the exons ATGCGGCACTCCACGCA AacgaataataataaagtaacaCACTTTCTCTTCTTTTTAGGTAAAGCTCACATAGACGAGTTCGTCACAGAAGTCCCAGACTTGTCAACGGACAAACAGCACATGTGCAAAGCGTGTAAAGTCTCTTACAGACGCCTGTCAGACCTGCGCAACCACATATCGCGCACTCACTTGAAACAGAAGTTCATCAAATGCTCACTCTGCTCCGAAACCTTCATGTATCACACTCAAAGAAAAAACCACATGTATTCTGTACACGCAGTGGAGAAGCCAGAGAAATTTCTCTGCGGGCACTGTGGCAGGGAattcaaaaggaaaaatactTTAGCGGAACATATGATGGATGTGCATATAGAGAGAAACTGCCCGCGTTGTGAGCTCAAGTTTGTTaggaaaaaaatactgtttcatTTAAACGAGGCACACGGCGTTCCTATGCCGACCTGTGGAATATGCGGATTGCGGTCTGTAAAAGAAAGCGCCTTAATCAGACATCAAAGAAACGTGCATctgaatgaaaaaaatattgtgtgcaaAATTTGCAAGCGGCGATTTTTCACTCGATCTAACTTGCATGATCACATGATCACGCATAATCAGGAGAGGGTCTTCAAGTGTGACGTGTGTGCTAAGACGTTTGCCAGAAAGGAGTGTTATCGGACACATTATAGGATCCACACTGGGGAGAAGCCCTATAACTGCGAAGTGTGCGGAGCTGCTTTTGTGCAGAGAGCCGGACTTAGATTCCATGCGAAAAGCCATCACCGAGACAagtga